One stretch of Myxocyprinus asiaticus isolate MX2 ecotype Aquarium Trade chromosome 23, UBuf_Myxa_2, whole genome shotgun sequence DNA includes these proteins:
- the LOC127413844 gene encoding BAG family molecular chaperone regulator 5-like isoform X6, producing the protein MGQLKTLLDLIKNVETEGRPELQQPRKRAAGEVEGLLRYLEGNATHPSRLAIEELTQEAQRLLNEGVVLPFRQGQALDAFEISEELVEAVQGVAMRLAQVKTGGSIPLRKARYKALTRVCAVQELLESRVRTHTLALPLSDDTHEAVQRINQVMAQVSSARCQEVALLMGLSGRDSCAHLARILTELLVELDALDVSSNAAVRNYRKQVVEEINGLLKHLDLEGEGEDTRRYDLAQNDSIREIEAIRGRVSVLREEVLRHGGAGQGTELQGLLTHLDQVDTGRNPCIREARRRAVLEVQALITYLELREALGRRNPGPDEPPSHAAVWHVLASLCDLHGQVLGFDGKRADKSYMLLEELLTKQLLALDAVDPQGDQGTKVARKQAVKHAQNILSYLDMKTDEWEY; encoded by the exons GTGGAGACAGAGGGCCGGCCGGAGCTCCAGCAGCCTCGGAAGCGTGCAGCAGGAGAGGTGGAGGGTCTGCTTCGGTACTTGGAAGGCAACGCTACGCATCCATCACGGCTGGCCATTGAGGAGCTGACCCAGGAGGCACAGAGGTTGCTTAACGAGGGAGTTGTGTTGCCCTTCCGGCAGGGCCAGGCTCTAGATGCGTTTGAGATCAGTGAGGAGCTGGTAGAGGCTGTGCAGGGTGTGGCCATGCGGCTGGCTCAGGTGAAGACAGGTGGGagcataccgctcaggaaggccCGTTACAAGGCACTGACGCGGGTCTGTGCTGTACAAGAATTACTAGAGAGTCGTGTACGCACTCATACTCTGGCACTGCCACTGTCCGATGACACACATGAGGCCGTGCAGCGTATTAATCAAGTCATGGCGCAG GTGAGTAGTGCCCGGTGCCAGGAAGTGGCTCTGCTGATGGGTCTCAGTGGACGTGACAGCTGTGCCCACCTGGCACGAATCCTTACAGAGCTCCTGGTGGAACTGGATGCCCTGGATGTGTCTAGTAATGCTGCTGTCAGGAATTACAGAAAACAAGTGGTGGAGGAGATCAATGGCCTTCTGAAACATCTAGACctggagggagagggagaggacaCACGGAG GTATGATCTTGCGCAGAATGACTCAATTCGTGAAATCGAGGCAATTAGGGGGCGTGTCTCAGTGCTGCGGGAGGAGGTCCTTCGGCATGGTGGTGCGGGACAGGGGACAGAGCTACAAGGTCTACTCACTCACCTGGATCAAGTGGATACGGGCCGTAACCCCTGCATTAGGGAGGCACGCCGCAGGGCTGTATTGGAAGTTCAGGCGCTCATCACCTACCTAGAACTGCGGGAAGCCCTCGGACGTCGTAACCCGGGACCAGATGAGCCCCCGTCGCATGCTGCCGTGTGGCATGTTTTAGCCAGCCTGTGTGACCTGCATGGTCAGGTGTTGGGCTTTGACGGAAAGAGAGCTGACAAGAGTTACATGTTACTGGAAGAGCTACTGACCAAACAACTTCTGGCTCTTGATGCTGTGGACCCTCAGGGCGACCAGGGGACAAAAGTTGCCCGGAAGCAAGCTGTTAAACACGCCCAGAATATCCTTAGTTACCTGGATATGAAGACAGATGAGTGGGAGTACTGA